DNA from Alnus glutinosa chromosome 2, dhAlnGlut1.1, whole genome shotgun sequence:
TCTCCTTTAGCATGCTGATCACAGCATGAAGTGATTCTTTGCAGGAATCACGAGACTTAGGAATGCATCAACAGGAAACCCTCCAATGAGGGCAGGCTAGCTAGCTACATGACTTGGCGGTCACGGCAAATCGGCTATACAAAATGTTTGAACGCACACCAAGTAAAAATAGGACTTTTGTCTCCTTTTTTAAACGATATCTTGCATATCTTTATGACTGTCTTCATAAATTATGTTGACTTAAGCATTCGAGCTATTTCCTGTTAGTTCGCTTTGTCAAACTCTTACGCTAATAAACTTTCCTTTTCTTGCAGGCAGTTCGGATTGTTACTCTTCAGCATGCCGTCAGCTGTTTTAACAAAccttcaattttgaatttttgtctTTGCACATTATGGCTAATATAAAAACCAACCACTCAACTGCCACTAtcaaatacaaaatgaaacttagtttatatatatggctaatttttttattttatttttttatttaagtttttccCCCACATAAAATACTAGCTAGTGCCTCCCTggtataactatatataatctAACATAATAAAATCTTAGAAATTAATCTAGTGTTGGCTAGTTAGGAGTTCGGTCAAGATCATATAAACAATACgtgttaaatcactaattattccaaaagtttaaggtCGGTTAAGTTTagtcctgagttcgaaccttaaCTCCGTTATTTACctcttattaattttaattaaatatttcacgtgttggacctcatctattaaaatgaagtttgagcccacacgtcaATGagtgtaaaaatattaattaaatgattaaatttatctatttctataaagttaagcttttggaataagtacCGGTGATTTAACAATATGCTGCAACATTCCAATATTAGGTAGCAAACAACCAGAGTGCATGTGGAATTTTCAGAATTTACCTTTAATTTATCTAAACTTCACTACATTGTCGTTCATCCAAAAGAgcttggataaaaaaaaaaattagcagaaTAAAGTTAAGAAAAATAGCCCATCCATAGTTTAGCAGTTTATTAATAAGCACTAGCTGcatataaacaataaaattaatataatatattatatatctttttcatATCGGTTTCTATCTTCAATTCCGGTGGGTGGTGTCTTCTCTTGTTGCTGTTGAAGAGCAGTTAATTAGGCATATTTGAAGCTTAATTGTTGGTTGGTgtataatcaattttaattagATTCCCTATCATGGAATTAGTCGGTCACCTACTGATCATCACTATTATgcaagaaaaattaattaagcgCGCACCATAAATTCCAAGTATAatcaattggtttttttttttttttttttttcatattttatcttTCAGAGACAGGTTTTCTGAATAATTGTGTTAACATAAGCTTCAATTCTATATTAATCCTTAGGGTTTCCTCAGAGATGGGTCCTAACCAAATTATATATGACAATattaattgtaaaaattaataacCTTGGCATGTCTTTTTGTCTTCAACTctggattttaattttttatttttctggaaTTTGTTTCATGACCCTCCATGGATTCTTTCTCTATTATTTAATAAGAGTAGAAGATTTATGTTCGTAGTTTGGATATTTCCCAAGTTTTCTACTTTTTGAACCTCAAAAAGTTGCAATCATATCATATAATATGGGTTCCAAATCCAATAATTCATTTCGGTCAGCTCAAGCTGCTTCCCAATGCCCTTCTATTAAACGAAAAATTAGTGCATTTTATAATGGCATcaacttacaaaataataataataataataatggcaTCAAGCTAGTTTCAGAGCCGTCCACCCCCAAAAAGTTGCAATCATGATAATCTGTTTAACACAAAGTTTTACACtaaattgaattgaaagaaaattttctaactcaatttattaaattatcatCCGTTTACGATACTCATATGTCTTTTTACTTGTTGGTAACTAAGAGagataaataagaaaagaaatgatattttttataCCATAATTAGTTTTTCCACACTAATTTTTgatatatgaaaattaaatatataacgAGATTTTATAACTTAAAATACATCCAACCATTTCTGTCTGTAAACCATACATGAATTTAACGATATTTAAATGGTCACATATTATATGATTCTcacaaaattataataatttttttgttaattcattacttattctaaaaaatttaaactaataaaaaataataagcttaattatctaattaatattttaacacattTTCAAGAATATACTTGAATTGCTAAGAAAGATTTATCAACCCGCTTTCCCTTGACCTTTATCAAAGCAAAAGAAGCACTTGCGAGATGGGCCAGTTGTGTTTGCTTGGGCCCACATATCCGTCTGGTTCAGGGCCCACTTgagattaaaattaagaaaacatgGGCCCAAACAGCCCCAGCACGGCTGGATGTGGCCCACATGGAATCCCCCAAAGGCCTCCAATCATTAGATCACAGCAAAATAAAGCTGAAATTTCCTTTTGCCACGTGGTAAagcaaaaaaagttaaaaaaatgaagttccAAAATTCCCGAGGGGGGCAATCCTGTCAGCTGTACATATCCCCAAGTCCTTTTGGCGTTGAAAAGCCGTTAATCCCGCCAACTTGCTACAATCACAGCCaaacaaaattaagattaattaaaatttcatttaattttaattagtttttatgtACTAATAAAGACTTCCTcccaactaaattgaaagaattctTATCGCCTATAAAATTGTCATGGGTTTATTAACTTacgataaatataatttttttaatagaattttctcaaactctattaatattattaaaaaaaatttgcatttcaCATATTTAAGGGACACGtaataattttaaagactaaatttgAGGAAATCCTTGAATATAATTAGGAGGAAAACTCTATCCTTTATGTTATTTCTCTATTAATATGTTTGAATCAGAGAGGGGTGTTGGGGTGGGAGAGAGGTCACCTTCCTTATTGCTTCAACATTCCAACTCTATGCAACCCCACACCAATACATATATTACCTGttaaaactcataaatttagagaaaacccATTTTGCCCTCACTCTTCTGTCATATATAAGCATTCAGATACATAACAACCCCCCCATACCTCTCTTCTATCTTTCTGTGCATTAACACCCAGAGAATTTTGGGAGTCAAAACTTCTGGGCCTTGTTTATCTGGGCACAACATTTAAGGTATGTCCCTTTTATATTGTTTATGTCTTTTTGCTGGGTTTCTTTTGAAAGCATTGATGATATAAGTACATTGACTTCTATTTCCAAGGTTGACTTAGTTATGTAGTTTTTCTCATGTTAAATGTTCTTTTGGCTATTGGAGTTTGATGTCTGTGTTATTCTTTGGTGTTTGGTTCTTTTGATCATTGAGTTATAAGTACTTCTGTAGTTTGCAGAGACCCCATTAAAGCCATTGAATTGATTTCTCTTCTGGGTTTCATGTTATGGTCTTTTCTATGAAATCATTTCATGCACCGGATTGAACATATATTATGGTGTTTCGATTATGGATATAATGGAAGAGTCTGGGAAGAAGAATTTGTGATGTGAACAAATGGGAGACTTGAGACAGAGTTATGCCATTGCCAACTATATGTTTCATTGTTTTCTTAGTTTGCACTCATTGTTTCTTGAAAAATCCTAGTATGACATCGAGTTTGTAATGCATTCTGTCAATCTATCTGCATAGGGCTAGTTTGTTGTTTCCATCTGATAACTgttgttgtgttttgttttatttcattaGTTTATACTTAGTGCAATGCCTGGATTAGCTATGGATGCATTGAATGGGGATATTGCAGTAGACGAATACAATGGAAGCTACACACCATATAAGGAAAGCTTTACCCAGCAAGGCTCTCCAAGAAGTCCATTGAGTCCACAAAGTCCTCAAAGTGACTCCATTGATCTGGCTATTGATGGTGCGATTGACACGTCTATCGATCAGCTGTATCACAATGTCTGCGAGATGCAGAGCTCTGATCAGTCACCCTCGAGGGGTAGCTTTGTGTCATATGGATGGGAATCGAGGATTGATTCAGAATTGCGTCATCTTGTTGGATATAATGAGGAATTTGAGGTAACAAAGGAGGTGGTCATAGAAAATAAGGAGAGGGGTAATGGAGGTGACTTGACTCCAGAGAAAGAAAACGGGTCTATTGGTAAAAAGTCAGCTAAGAAGCAGCTTTCCCGCTTGCACTTGGACTCTGGAGCAGCAGCAAAATTAAGTCCTAGAAGTAAATCTTCTCATGAGAGGCCTCCAATTGATAAGAGGTATgagaagaattcaagaaaaggGAATTCAGTTTTTGCCATGAAAAGGCAGAGAAATTTGGCTTTGCTGGGAGCAAAATTTCAGAATGGAGTTGATAATCCTCTTGATAACCCAGACCTTGGCCCCTTCTTGCTTAAACAAGCTAGAGATATGATTTCTTCTGGTGAAAATCCTCAGAGAGCTCTTGAATTGGCTCTTCGGGCAATGAAGTCATTTGAGAAATGTGCACAAGAGAAGCCCAGCTTGGAGCTGGTCATGTGTTTGCATGTTTTGGCAGCAATATACTGCAGCTTAGGCCAATACAATGAGGCAATTCCTGCTCTTGAGCGCTCAATTGACATTCCAGTGATAGAAGATGGCCAAGATCATGCCCTAGCTAAGTTTGCTGGGTGCATGCAATTAGGTGATACTTATGCAATGCTAGGCCAGATTGAGAATTGTATTCTGTTTTATACAGCAGGTATGGAGATCCAAAGGCAGGTATTGGGAGAAACAGACCCTAGACTTGGTGAGACATGTCGCTATGTAGCTGAGGCCCATGTTCAAGCATTGCAGTTTGATGAGGCCCAGAAGCTTTGTCAGATGGGTCTTGACATCCACAAGGAGAATGGTTCTCCTGCTTCTCTTGAAGAATCAGCAGATAGGAGGCTCATGGGACTTATCTGTGATGCAAAAGGAGACTATGAAGCTGCTCTTGAGCACTATGTTTTAGCAAGCATGGCCATGGCAGCCAATGGCCAGGAAATAGATGTGGCTTCGATTGATTGCAGCATTGGCGACGCGTATCTATCCTTGGCTCGGTATGATGAGGCAATCTTTTCTTATCAGAAAGCACTGACAGTCTTTAAGTCAGCTAATGGAGAGAATCACCCTACTGTTGCTTCAGTTTTTGTCCGTTTAGCTGACTTGTACCACAAGATAGGAAAGTTCAAGGAGTCCAAATCTTATTGTCAAAATGCTCTTCGAATCTATCAAAAGCCTAATCCTGGGATCCCCTCAGAAGAGATTGCAAGTGGTCTTATTGATGTTTCTGCTATCTATCAATCTATGAATGAATTGGAGCAGGCACTCAAGCTACTTAAAAAGGCTTTGAAAATATATGGCAATGCCCCAGGTCAACAGAGCACAATTGCTGGAATTGAGGCCCAGATGGGTGTCATGTATTATATGATTGAGAACTACTCTGACTCTTACAACACCTTAGAAAGTGCCATTTCAAAGTTCCGGGCAACTGGAGAGAAGAAATCTGCACTGTTTGGGATTGCTCTTAACCAAATGGGACTTGCCTGTGTGCAACGTTACTCAATAAATGAGGCTGCAGAtctttttgaagaagcaaagagtattttggaaaaggaatctgGGCCATGTCACCCTGACACATTAGGGGTCTATAGCAATCTTGCCGGCACTTATGATGCAATGGGCAGGTACCATTCTTTAGATATTATCCTTCTGCTTCCTGTTATTGGTTATCAAACACTAATTTAAGCATTGGTTCCCTTTGCCTATAGTTTGTGATATCTGTGTGCTTTCCAACTTATGATTTCACAGGCTGGATGATGCCATTGGAATTTTGGAATATCTTGTTGGCATGAGAGAAGAGAAGCTTGGAACAGCAAATCCTGATGTGGTTGATGAGAGGCGGAGGTTAGCGGAGTTGTTGAAAGAAGCCGGCAGGGTCCGGAACAGGAAAACCAGATCACTAGTTACACTCCTTGACGCCAACCCTGAAATCATAGCAGATGATGGTATCAAGGTATTGTAATGATGATGGTGTATATATGCTTGTTTATAAGTTAAATATCTTTCAAAAGAGAGTTAGGTGATCGGGTTGTTAGATTGTTCTTGGCAAATTTGGGAAactaaataaacaataataacaGCAAGGAGGTGATCCTGCTTCAAATTGTTTGATATAGCATTAAAAGGGGTCAACAGAAGTCCATTTATACTTTTGTTGTTTATTGATTGATGAATTTATGTCACCTTCTTCTTGGTATGTCTCGATGTCAATAAATTGGTGAGACATCATTTTCCCAATGTCAATATAGAATTAATGGAACTTTCATTTTCTATTATTGGTGCACCAACTGCCTATGGAAAACTTATAATTGCTTCTTACCATGGATAGAGCAAGATACTAACCTTTAATAAATTTGTTTGGTAATTGCTGAAGATGTCTAAGTTGTTTACAACAAATTTTCTGATGGTCATAGAAAATGATATGACTTTTTCCCTAAGCAATTTGTCCCAAATGACGTCAGATGATCTCAGTTAGCCATAGAAGAAAATCTGCAGAGAGCCAGTTTCTCTGATTCTCTTTCTAATGGGGGTTGCCAAATGAGCATTAAGAATTGGCACTTTTGGTGATTCGTTTGTCTATTAATGAGTGCTTGACTTGGACCAAAGTTGGGCACTTTGATCTATTttcaaacaaagtttttttCCAAATTGGATTGGAAGAAATTTCTCTAATCTAGTCTATTATACTGATATTTATCTTTAGAGCGCGAGTCACATGCATACATCAATTTAATAGAATGGGTAAGATGAAATTCCTCCTACCCGCCttggaagaaaactttgtcaTAAATTTTTCATCTGCCCACGTGAGTGCATTGTTGAGctatacaaataaaattatattatttggcATCCAATTATTAAGATGGTTAAAGTGGAAAGCAAGGAATTCCAAAGCGTAGTGAGTAGGTTGCaaaattcacacacacacacacacacacaaaacttACAACTTTTTCCAAAACGAATAACAAATTGAAGGATTCTTGGTAAAATAGGAGGAAACTCAACATTTGAGTGTTTCTTATTGCaaactaaagaaaatatatCATGAATTGCAGCCTAAGCCATCCTAAGGGagtttatatagaaaaataagTCCAAACCTTGCTAGAAAAGTGAAACAAAACGAAACTACTGATTCACGTTCGAATGAGACCTTACAATGAAGTCCTTGGTCAATCGAGGCATCAACCGAACGTCTCAAGTATTTGTATGATGCACCACTCTGTAGAGTGAGCACCAACCATCCATCGATCGAGCCTCTCGGAAAGTCGCCTTAGTTGAATAGGTATCGACTGACCATTGACCAAAACTCCTTGAAAGTTATTTCCAACCTCATCGAGTGGGCTCATTCAAACGGGTCTGGGATCTCTTTCGAACGCAAATgtcttctctcattttttttcatgaattcaGATGCAGTTTTATCTACATTAGACACTCTCTTCCAGAATTAGGGATGGCACTTGGACGGGGTTAATGGTTTATGGACTTAAATTGTAAAACTCAGTAGGATGTATGTTGGATTTGGATTTTAAGTGTCATGAACTCGAATTCAATTGAATTATACAATTTAATTACTAAAATAACTTCTAATATCAATAATGTGACAAAAACCCTtgtattaccaaaaaaaaaaaaaaaccatttcacTTGacatggagaggatcctatccCATTTAAATCATATTGGATGACACATTAATCCATCATTACATGCTAAGATAATTTTATTGTAATATGATTATCTACATACTAATAATGAAATACagaatttcaataataatactAGTTGATATTGCTCCTTATCTAACAACTAAAGATAATTATAGCAATCTATGGTTGTTCCTTCTTTGGCAAATCTCAATACCCAAAAAGCTATTAAATcaagatattttaaaattatagagCTATTACAacatttaaattttcaaatctcGACCGTTCgttgttttcaaattaaatgattgaaATTTTATTGTGTCAGTTTTTAGTATCtataaaatgtcttaaaagtATAATAAACATTGTGGTGGTAATGCTCCATtaacaaaagtaataaaagatatGTTAGTACAATTTTCAATATGGTGTGAATTGCACGTTCTTCGATGTTTTTCACGCTCCCACCAtcactgcaaaacaactaaaactaaGAGACTCTTCCAGGAGTCTCgttccgatgcctaaattaacttataagaaaaaacaaatatgttctatgcataaaatatttagtCTGTCGTTTATACTTGGGGTGTGAAATCAAACCTGAATTGGGTTTACTACTCTCACTTGAACTAGGAGTACCTGGTATTTGATTTGGTAGATTTTTCAAAGAGTTCTTATTGAATCCGAATTGAGACTACTActccaattcaacttggagtaggatTATTTCCAACAAGGTTGATGTGAAAAAATTTTAACCATTTGGTTTTAAAATTATAGTTGAACTTTAAAATATCTTTGATGataaaatatcctaaaaattttaGAGGACGTTGATATAACTGGCTTGATTTATGGGTTATGGCACTCCATTGCCAAGGATGCTTCCAAACCTTGAAACACTTGGTGCTTGTAGTTGGGCTGCAATTGTCTTGAGGTGAAAGAATATCTGTAAATATTCCAGAAACTCAAAATGACCATCCTTTCCCTTCCCTTTATTTATAAGATATTCTGATGGAAAAATTTCCCAATAATGAAGCTTCTTTAACTTGACTCCAACGGTAGAAGAGATGCTTTTCAAAGACAGCTGAGGCAGAAGAAGGTGTTAGGACGAAATAAAATACAATGATGAAATTGTTACATCTGATTTCCTTGTTAAATTTGGAGCTAAATAAaggattagagagagagagaagcacattatatactacatttttgtcttacaattatctcacaatgctaacGTGGCAGTATCAATCAactcttgagttttttttttttttttaaaaaaaaaagattggtcCAATTATTGTTTGGGATTGCCACATCAGTATTGtggagataaaaatatagtttataacATTATTCTTGTCAAATAGGCCACACCTTCTAGTAATTTCATACTTAGGTGCATTTAAGTTACGCTCAATCGCttgcaaaaatttcaccaacaatgattaataaaaattaggttgaaAAAGAACCAAATTAaagtttaatttataaaatggTTTTAGGATGGCTAAATTTATGACAAGTATTCTGATGGGGAATTGTTAGCCCCTATGACAGGTGGGCCCGGTAAGTACACCCGGTATCTACACCCGGAATGTGCGCCTAGTACCTACCCCCAGGTTGGTTGGGCACAGGCTGGATATACATGGAATACCTTGGAgtcaaatcaaatcagaaatTATATCAAATGTCAATATGGAACCCTGTGTTTAACATAGCGTCATAAGACCATAACTGGTTATTATTAATACAAAGCTTATCACATATATcagcaaagaaaaaagaggctTATAAACATATGTATTATGAACGAAGGAAGTATCTCATATCATCTaagatctctctctccctctcataACTCTTTACTAGCTTTGATTGTCGGAAGAGGTTTCGCGGGCCAATCCCTGGCAGACCTTTGCTGTCTTGCAGGTCACCAGGCGAAGGGACGGCTCCGATGTTGCCACGTCATTGGACCAGAAACTGCACTAACATATTCTATGattgtttttttgtgtttaattgGATCCCACCCAACCATCACCATAGGGTATAAATCAAAAgttgtttgaatttaataaattcaattataacctttattttctttctttttatttttcattattattatttatattttttgctaTTCATTTTTAAGACgttttcagttttttaaaactaaattataatgaaaaagcCGCGCATAACTATGGAAAAGGACAAGAAGATTAACATTATCATTTTGATACAATTCtaagaacaaatttttattgaaaaaaagttaaaaatgaaTCAGtaacaataaataacaaatgCTGTAAGACACATTTCCCCCCTAACCTCAATGTTGACTTACAAATATAATGGTAAAGACCTATAAATACAAATGTTGCCAGCAAGGTTGCACTCTTTAACACATGAGCTGCTTGTGTAGTTGTCGTGAACTCCAGGTACTCTTGACTGATGAACAAGGGAAAATAATTGTTGGGAGCCTCTTACTTTCCTCCAGATGAGGAAAGTCAACCGTGTAGTGAAGCCCACGGCTTTCATGCCTAGCAAGGGCACTGCTGATCACCAGCTCTGCACAACAAAAGAGGTTCCTCATTTCACAAGCCTCAAGCCCCACCATTGTTGGCTCCCACCCTTGTTGAAATAAGTACTCCTCCCATTTAGCCTCCAACTCACCAATCTTTTGCTCTGCAAATTCCAGCCTTGTCGTTGACCGAACGATTCCCACATAATCCCACATGATTGATTGCAATTCTTTCCTTACTTTTCTTGTCATTGTTAAAATTTTCTCCATAGCATCATTCCCAAGTGACAAAGGAACAACTGGTCTACCCCACCAATTTGAAGTACTTAGATCATGTTTAGAGCTCTCCATGTGATCAATTGAGGGCTGGACAGCTCTTCTGGCAAAAACCAGTGCTTCAAGTAATGAGTTACTAGCAAGTCGGTTTGCTCCATGCAAACCAGTGCATGCAACCTCTCCAGCCACATACAAGCCCTGAACATTTGTCTCCCCCTGCAGCCCGGCACGCACACCCCCACACATGTAATGAGCAGCGGGAACCACTGGAATCGGCTGACGGGTAATGTCCAGACCATACTGTAGGCACTCAGCAGCAATGTTGGGGAAGTGGGAGAGAATTTTTTCCCTGGGCTTGTGACTAATATCAAGGAGCACATACTTCTCATTACGCTTTTTAAGCTGGTCATCTATACTTCTTGCCACCACATCCCTGGGAGCAAGCTCTGCTCTCTCATCATACAAGGGCATGAACCTTTCCATGCCTAAATTGTACAGGATGCCTCCGTCACCCCTAACAGCTTCAGTAATAAGAAATGCATTATCTCGAGTGTCGGCTGGCTTGATGGGAAGGCCTTCGTCAGCTAAGGCAGTTGGGTGGAACTGCACAAATCTGAGCAATGATGCGGGGGGAAAAAAACAGAGCTATTATTtccattcacacacacacacacactacatATACACACTAAATGAGATCTTCTAGTACTAAAATGATTTGGTGATTCGGTGTGCGGAAGCAGAGGTGTAATCCTGATTTAGGAGATTTTTCATCATATAGTTATACCCAATTGGGCTAATtgaccaattttattttttatttttttttataagtaagctAATGGACCAAATGAAAGCAGTGAACCTCtaacaaaatcataaaaaaaaaaaataacagctTTCATTCTTCAAAGCCCCtaaaaaagactaaaagagGAATGCGCACGCGGGCGTGCACACACACagagataaatatatatatatataatctccaATTTCATGCACCACCTAAAAGATGACCTCACTCATTCAAATGCTATGAAAAACAAGGCATTATGATTTCAATTTGGGATATTTAAAACTCTTTCAGAATTTTTACATGattataaattatcaataacaCGGCACTTTGAATATTTTTTGGTACGACAATTAAGATAGAGAATTTCAATAATTGATAAATATTTACTCACTCCATATTTGAAATCACAGCTTGAGCCCGATGGGCCATGGCCATTCCATCTCCTGTGGCAACCTGTAAGAATAAATCAAACAGGTTTAATCTTTTAGATGATGTTTTACTATCCAATTAGAGTCAGATTTCACCATTTATAGGAAGAAATATAATATCTGAATAAATATTAAATGGAGTACTGcatgcaaaagaaaagaagaaattatacaatggggagagagagagagagagagagagagagagagagagagagagagagagagag
Protein-coding regions in this window:
- the LOC133859839 gene encoding protein KINESIN LIGHT CHAIN-RELATED 2 — encoded protein: MPGLAMDALNGDIAVDEYNGSYTPYKESFTQQGSPRSPLSPQSPQSDSIDLAIDGAIDTSIDQLYHNVCEMQSSDQSPSRGSFVSYGWESRIDSELRHLVGYNEEFEVTKEVVIENKERGNGGDLTPEKENGSIGKKSAKKQLSRLHLDSGAAAKLSPRSKSSHERPPIDKRYEKNSRKGNSVFAMKRQRNLALLGAKFQNGVDNPLDNPDLGPFLLKQARDMISSGENPQRALELALRAMKSFEKCAQEKPSLELVMCLHVLAAIYCSLGQYNEAIPALERSIDIPVIEDGQDHALAKFAGCMQLGDTYAMLGQIENCILFYTAGMEIQRQVLGETDPRLGETCRYVAEAHVQALQFDEAQKLCQMGLDIHKENGSPASLEESADRRLMGLICDAKGDYEAALEHYVLASMAMAANGQEIDVASIDCSIGDAYLSLARYDEAIFSYQKALTVFKSANGENHPTVASVFVRLADLYHKIGKFKESKSYCQNALRIYQKPNPGIPSEEIASGLIDVSAIYQSMNELEQALKLLKKALKIYGNAPGQQSTIAGIEAQMGVMYYMIENYSDSYNTLESAISKFRATGEKKSALFGIALNQMGLACVQRYSINEAADLFEEAKSILEKESGPCHPDTLGVYSNLAGTYDAMGRLDDAIGILEYLVGMREEKLGTANPDVVDERRRLAELLKEAGRVRNRKTRSLVTLLDANPEIIADDGIKVL
- the LOC133859840 gene encoding L-aspartate oxidase 2-a, chloroplastic — its product is MTTYIPAGTGSLHYSATLGQGQGCRKTSWVSGVTYKRSIQKELSWSRGVSKFLQIQRCNFSQSTFSEHWKPLRTVTLSCLKDGSTRYFDFAVIGSGVAGLRYALEVAKHGSVAVITKAEPHESNTNYAQGGVSAVLCPSDSVESHMHDTIVAGAYLCDEETVRVVCTEGPDRIRELIAMGASFDHGEDGNLHLAREGGHSHHRIVHAADMTGREIERALLEAVVHDPNISVFKHHFAIDLLTSQDGSDTICLGLDTLNTETLEVTRFISKVTLLASGGAGHIYPTTTNPLVATGDGMAMAHRAQAVISNMEFVQFHPTALADEGLPIKPADTRDNAFLITEAVRGDGGILYNLGMERFMPLYDERAELAPRDVVARSIDDQLKKRNEKYVLLDISHKPREKILSHFPNIAAECLQYGLDITRQPIPVVPAAHYMCGGVRAGLQGETNVQGLYVAGEVACTGLHGANRLASNSLLEALVFARRAVQPSIDHMESSKHDLSTSNWWGRPVVPLSLGNDAMEKILTMTRKVRKELQSIMWDYVGIVRSTTRLEFAEQKIGELEAKWEEYLFQQGWEPTMVGLEACEMRNLFCCAELVISSALARHESRGLHYTVDFPHLEESKRLPTIIFPCSSVKSTWSSRQLHKQLMC